Genomic window (Sediminispirochaeta smaragdinae DSM 11293):
ATAAAAGCTAGTTAACAGATTCGTTTCCCCCGAGAAGAAATCGTAGTTCCTTGGTACGGTTCTTTCCCGAAAAACGAAACACATATTCCCCATCCTCCTGCTTTCCCTCAAGGAAAAGATGACGGTCGGCAGCAACGGGAAAAAAAGGAGTGGATGTTTTCAGTGAAGACAAACTCCCATCGAAAATTTCAAGAAAATTCTGCGAGGCAGACGCCATGGCAAACAGGAAATGGCTGAGATCCATGACGACGAGGGCCGATTCAAGAGAAAAACGGAATTCGCCCCGGCTGGCACGTATGGAACAACGCAGAACGGCAAGAGCCGATAGAATATCATCGGGCACATGGTACCCCTTAGCACGAGAGCGCTGCGGATCATAAAGAGTCGCAACGAGAGCATTATAGGTATCAAAAAGAGAAAAAAGTTCCGAGAGTTCATGGTCGACAATCCTCATCTGGTCATTCTTACAGCCTCCGTTTACGGTCAGATACGACCGTTGTACAGAGGCTGAAAGAATGTGTCCAAATCCAAGAGAAAGGAAACCAAAATTATCAAGCGTTCCAAACACCAAAAACCTACCGTAAAGATGAAAGAGATACCGGTTGCGGTGTCCCATTTTCCCCCTCTATGTCGGCAAGCTCTTTAAGCAGCTGTTTGCTGCGCAGTGATAACTTTTTGGGAACTTCAATCATAATCTTAATGTACAGATCACCTTTTTTTGCATTGTTATGAAGATAGGGAACACCTTCGTTTTTTATACGTAAAATTTTTCCATTTTGGGTCCCGGCCGGAATTTTAAGCTTCAGTTTTTTATCTTCAAGGGTCGAAACCTGAATTTCGGAGCCGAGTGCAGCCTGCGTAAAGGAAATCGGAATTGCACAGTAGAGATCATTCCCATCCCGCTCAAAATAGTCATGGGGCTTAACGGTAATAAATACGTAAAGATCTCCGGCAGGGCCGCCGCCGGCTGCATTATCTCCCTGTCCCGGTATATTGATCCGCTTTCCACTTTCGATCCCGGGAGGAATTGTCACCTTGATTTTCTGCTGTTTTCGCAGCAATCCACTTCCGTGGCAGGCAGTACAAGGATTTTCAATGATGTACCCCTCACCGCCACAGGTAGGACATGGGGAAGCAATGGAAAAGAATCCGGAGCTCCGTCGAACCTGGCCGCTACCGCCGCAGGTTGGGCACACCTTTTTGCCGCTTCCCGAAGCTGTGCCAGATCCGCCACAGGTGGAGCAGGAGACGTTTCTGGTATAAGCGATCTCCACCTTTGTTCCGTAGACAGCATCTTTGAACGAAACCTCAAGGTTATAGCGAAGATCAGGACCACGGTTGGATCGCCGTTTTCGTCCGCCCTGAGACCGGCTCCCGCCACCTCCGAAAAAACTTGAAAAGATATCGCCGAAATCTCCAAATATATCTTCAAAATCGTGAAAAACAGTCGAATAGTCGTGGCCTCCACCACCTCCGTTCATGCCTTCCACACCGGCAAAGCCGAACTGATCGTAGGCCTGCCGTTTCTTTTCGTCTCCGAGAACCTCATAGGCTTCGGTAGCCTCTTTGAAAGAATCTTCGGCGTTTTTGTCTCCCGGATTCTTGTCGGGATGGTATTTTATCGCAAGTTTACGATAGGCTTTCTTTATCTCATCCTTGGAGGCCCCTTTCGGGACCCCAAGGACTTCGTAGTAATCACGCTTGGCCACTGTCTAGGACTCCACTCTATTTGTCGTTCTCGTCGTCGACAACCTCGTAATCAACATCTTCGACATTGCCATTGCCGGAAGCCTCGGAAGAGGAACCGGAGCCAGCTTCGTTACCTGTGCCCTGCCCGGACTCCTGGCTGGCGGCACCGGAAGCCTGGCCGGCCCCTGCCTGCTTATACACTTCCTCGGCAAGCTTGTAGGAGGCCTGTTTCAGCTCTTCAATCTTGCTCTTAATATCCGCTATATCTCCCGATTCCACGCTCTTTTTCAAGGCCTCGACGGAAGCATTGATTTTCTCTTTCTCGGACGTATCGACCTTATCACCAAAATCCTTCAGACTTTTTTCGGTCGAATAAATCAGGGAATCGGCCTCATTGCGGACTTCAATCTTTTCCCGCTCTTTTTTATCCTCTTCGGCATGGGACTCGGCATCCCGAACCATCTTGTTGATTTCATCTTCGGTGAGGCCGGAAGAGGACTCGATCCTGATTTTCTGTTCCTTGCCGGTGCCCAAATCCTTTGCAGAGACATGGACAATACCATTGGCATCGATATCGAAGGTTACCTCGATCTGAGGCACCCCTCGAGGGGCCGGAGGGATTCCGACAAGATCAAAACGACCGAGGGTACGGTTTTGGCTTGCCATTTCCCGCTCACCCTGGAGCACATGCACGGAAACGGCAGTCTGATTGTCGGCGGCAGTCGAGAATATCTGGCTCTTGCGGGTCGGTATCGTCGTATTCCGCTCGATCAGTTTGGTAAAGACACCGCCAAGGGTTTCGATGCCGAGGGACAAGGGGGTAACATCGAGAAGCAGAACATCCTTCACATCACCGCCAAGAATCCCCCCCTGGATGGCAGCACCGATGGCTACTACCTCATCGGGGTTAACACCCTTATGGGGTTCACGCTGAAAGATCTCCTTTACAATCCGCTGTACGGCGGGGATACGTGTTGAGCCACCGACAAGAATAACCTCATCAATATCCGAGGGCGAAAGGCCTGCATCCCGTAAGGCATCTGTACAGGGTTTACGAGTCCCCTCGATAAGCTCCCCAACCATCTGCTCAAACTTGGCTCGGCTCAGATTGTACTGCAGATGCTTCGGCCCCGACGCATCGGCGGTAATAAAGGGCAAGTTAATATCCGAAGACTGGGTGCCGGAGAGTTCGATCTTCGCCTTTTCCGCAGCCTCTTTCAGACGCTGAAGGGCCATCCGGTCCTGGGAAAGATCGATTCCGCTGTCCTGCTTAAAGCTCTCAATAAGCCACTCAATAATTCGCTGATCGATATTATCACCACCAAGGTGGGTATCACCATTGGTCGACTTAACCTCAAAAACACCATCTCCCAACTCCAGGATCGAGATATCAAAGGTACCTCCGCCGAAGTCATAGACGGCGATCTTTTCATCCTTCCCGTCCTTTCCGAAACCATAGGAAAGGGCGGCTGCCGTCGGCTCATTGACGATCCGTTTTACTTCAAGACCGGCAATACGCCCAGCATCCTTGGTCGCTTGCCTCTGAGCATCGTTAAAATAGGCAGGAACGGTGATAACGGCTTCGGTAACAGACTCGCCCAGATAGTCTTCGGCCGTCTTCTTCATCTTTTGAAGAACAGCCGCCGAAATCTCCTGGGGAGAATATTCCTTGTCGTGAGCCATAACACGAACATCGCCATTGGAAGCCTCTTTCAGCTGATAGGGAACCATCTGGATTTCCCTCGGCACTTCGGAAAAACGACGTCCGATAAAACGCTTGATCGAATAGATGGTGTTTTCAGGATTGGTAACAATCTGGTTCTTTGCAGGCTGACCAACCAACCGCTCACCTTTTGCCGTAAAACCTACAATAGAAGGGGTGGTCCGCTGCCCTTCGGCATTTTGAATGACGATCGGCTCTCCGCCTTCCATTACCGCGACACAAGAGTTTGTCGTTCCAAGGTCAATTCCGATGATCCGTCCCATAGTGCATATCTCCTCTCTCTAATTATCTCGTATAAAAATATCGTATTCGGCCTTCGCCGTATTATTCTTTTGCGGCCTCGTTTTGAGGCTCCTCCTCAGGCTTCTGTCCACCCTTTTCAGGGGCCGGCATGGCCACTCGTACCTTGGCATGACGAAGGACCCGATCATGGAGCATGTAGCCCCGCTGATAGTCCTCGACGACGGTCTGCACATCATAATCGGGGTTCGCTTCCATACCGATAGCCTCGTGAAGCTGAGGGTCGAATTCCTTCCCTACGCTCTCCATTCGCGAAAGACCATACTTTCGTTCAAGAACACCGACAAGCTGCTTCTCGATCATCTCGATACCCGAGTGAAAGCTCTCAAAATCTTTCGATTCATCGGAAGAACGAATGGCCCGCTCAAAATCATCAATAACGGTAATCAAATCCGAAATCAGACTTGAATTGGCATATTTAATCGACTCTTCCTTTTCCCGAAGCATGCGCTTTCGAAAATTTTCGAAATCAGCCTGTTTACGAAGATAGCGATCTTTTAGATCACTATTTTCCGCCTCCAGCTCGCGAATCTTTGCCTCAAGATCGGAGCCCTGCTCTCCTACAGATGCTTCCGCCGAGGAAGGAGCGGATTCTTCCGTTTCTTCCCCCTCAGCTATATTCGGTGTACCGTCAGTCTCTTGTTCCTCTGCTTCGGTACGCAACTGATCGTTTGCATCTTTTATATTCTGTTCATCATCTCTGGTCATGCGTAACCTCTATGATAAGTTGGTAACATATACTTTGATTTCGGCTTTACGGCCATCATTAAAATACTAAGCCCAGATGAAAGGCGTCAAGCATTTTCACAAATGAAGGGAGGAAATATCAACAAGAGATAGAGTTATCTATTATTGGGAATCATCTCGAGGATAAGCTCGACCTCACCTCTGCTCAGCTTCGTTGCCCTGGAAATCTGATCGACGG
Coding sequences:
- a CDS encoding amidophosphoribosyltransferase, with the protein product MFGTLDNFGFLSLGFGHILSASVQRSYLTVNGGCKNDQMRIVDHELSELFSLFDTYNALVATLYDPQRSRAKGYHVPDDILSALAVLRCSIRASRGEFRFSLESALVVMDLSHFLFAMASASQNFLEIFDGSLSSLKTSTPFFPVAADRHLFLEGKQEDGEYVFRFSGKNRTKELRFLLGGNESVN
- the dnaJ gene encoding molecular chaperone DnaJ; the encoded protein is MAKRDYYEVLGVPKGASKDEIKKAYRKLAIKYHPDKNPGDKNAEDSFKEATEAYEVLGDEKKRQAYDQFGFAGVEGMNGGGGGHDYSTVFHDFEDIFGDFGDIFSSFFGGGGSRSQGGRKRRSNRGPDLRYNLEVSFKDAVYGTKVEIAYTRNVSCSTCGGSGTASGSGKKVCPTCGGSGQVRRSSGFFSIASPCPTCGGEGYIIENPCTACHGSGLLRKQQKIKVTIPPGIESGKRINIPGQGDNAAGGGPAGDLYVFITVKPHDYFERDGNDLYCAIPISFTQAALGSEIQVSTLEDKKLKLKIPAGTQNGKILRIKNEGVPYLHNNAKKGDLYIKIMIEVPKKLSLRSKQLLKELADIEGENGTPQPVSLSSLR
- the dnaK gene encoding molecular chaperone DnaK; this translates as MGRIIGIDLGTTNSCVAVMEGGEPIVIQNAEGQRTTPSIVGFTAKGERLVGQPAKNQIVTNPENTIYSIKRFIGRRFSEVPREIQMVPYQLKEASNGDVRVMAHDKEYSPQEISAAVLQKMKKTAEDYLGESVTEAVITVPAYFNDAQRQATKDAGRIAGLEVKRIVNEPTAAALSYGFGKDGKDEKIAVYDFGGGTFDISILELGDGVFEVKSTNGDTHLGGDNIDQRIIEWLIESFKQDSGIDLSQDRMALQRLKEAAEKAKIELSGTQSSDINLPFITADASGPKHLQYNLSRAKFEQMVGELIEGTRKPCTDALRDAGLSPSDIDEVILVGGSTRIPAVQRIVKEIFQREPHKGVNPDEVVAIGAAIQGGILGGDVKDVLLLDVTPLSLGIETLGGVFTKLIERNTTIPTRKSQIFSTAADNQTAVSVHVLQGEREMASQNRTLGRFDLVGIPPAPRGVPQIEVTFDIDANGIVHVSAKDLGTGKEQKIRIESSSGLTEDEINKMVRDAESHAEEDKKEREKIEVRNEADSLIYSTEKSLKDFGDKVDTSEKEKINASVEALKKSVESGDIADIKSKIEELKQASYKLAEEVYKQAGAGQASGAASQESGQGTGNEAGSGSSSEASGNGNVEDVDYEVVDDENDK
- the grpE gene encoding nucleotide exchange factor GrpE, producing the protein MTRDDEQNIKDANDQLRTEAEEQETDGTPNIAEGEETEESAPSSAEASVGEQGSDLEAKIRELEAENSDLKDRYLRKQADFENFRKRMLREKEESIKYANSSLISDLITVIDDFERAIRSSDESKDFESFHSGIEMIEKQLVGVLERKYGLSRMESVGKEFDPQLHEAIGMEANPDYDVQTVVEDYQRGYMLHDRVLRHAKVRVAMPAPEKGGQKPEEEPQNEAAKE